Part of the Falsibacillus pallidus genome, GTTGACTTCCGTGGATTCGATACGATGTTTGAAATCTGCGTACTTGGAATTGCAGCGTTAGGCATCTTTGGAATGATCAGGCTTCGCTTAACCAACGAAGGAGGGAAAACGAATGAAAAAAAATGATGTCATCTTACAGACAGTGACGAACGTTGTCGTTTTCATGATTTTTCTCTTTTCCCTTCAGGTATTCTTTTCAGGGCACTATCATCCCGGCGGAGGATTCATCGGTGGTTTGATGACATCCGGTGCCATCGTACTGCTCCTGCTTGCTTATGATATCAAGACGGTTTCAAAGATCATCCCGATTGACTATAAATTGTTAATCGGGATCGGACTATTCTTTGCGGTTGCAACAGGTGCGGGGTCCCTGCTCTTCAATGTCCCGTTTTTGACACATGCATTCAGCCATTTCGATCTGCCGATTTTGGGAGAAACCTCCCTTCACACTGCAGTCTTGTTCGATACTGGTGTTTATCTCGTCGTCATTGGTGTCACAATGACCATTATTCAAACGATAGGAGAGGGTGAATAATGGAAATATTAATGGCTGTCATTATTGGAGTTTTATTTACCAGCGCGGTCTATCTCATGTTATCCAAAAGCTTGCTGCGGATCATCATCGGAACAGGTTTATTAAGCCATGGAGCCCACTTGCTGATTCTTACCATG contains:
- a CDS encoding Na(+)/H(+) antiporter subunit B, whose amino-acid sequence is MKKNDVILQTVTNVVVFMIFLFSLQVFFSGHYHPGGGFIGGLMTSGAIVLLLLAYDIKTVSKIIPIDYKLLIGIGLFFAVATGAGSLLFNVPFLTHAFSHFDLPILGETSLHTAVLFDTGVYLVVIGVTMTIIQTIGEGE